Genomic segment of Mercurialis annua linkage group LG6, ddMerAnnu1.2, whole genome shotgun sequence:
ttcttctttgtatatGATTGTCTGATCTTTAATAAAACTGGGTGGTTGTTGTTCTTGACTAGGTTACATTCAAGGATCCAGAGGCGGCCATCAGAGCTTGCCAGAACCCGTCTCCCGTCATCGATGGACGAAGGGCTAACTGCAATCTTGCATCACTCGGCGCGCAGAAGACCCGTCCGCCAACTCCTCAACATGgtacttttttaaatttcttgcaGCTAATTAGATGCAAAATCGGTTCAATTCAATAGTcacttattttgaaaatttgcaGGGGGAGGACGGTTTAGAGCAGGAGGGGCTGGGGTGGTGGCTCCACATGGTGGTTATCATGGTTCATCATCTTCCTACATTCATCAACTTTCTGGGCAGTACACATTTCCTTATTCAGCTTATGGGTAAGTCAAACAGATCATAAGAATAAATTTCtgtctctctttttctttttgtttcatatcccATTTTTAAATGAGCATTCAATTCTTTATTAGGTACACTGGAGGATATTCACCAGACACCATTTACCCTATGGTCAGTATTACATTAACTTTTGCATTATTATTAGTTATATCAGTTTTACAAGTTTGATGGCATTGTTTACAGAATTACTATGGGGTTTATGGAGGTCAACAATTTTCACCTTATTACTCAACTGGAGCATCAGCAGCAAATCCAGGGATGTTTCATAATTTCTACCCATATTATCCACAGAGTAGTCAAGCTCATGGCTATGGAGTTCAGTATCCTCATCAAGTGGTGCAATATCCTTATTTACCTCATAATTATGGCTCCTCAGGAATTCTGTCTCTCCCTTCTTCAGTTTCAACGCCAGTATTGCCAGCTACTGTTACCACAGGTGACTGTTCAAATCAGTTCTTCAAATTTGTTCATATGATTGAATatgcaattttaattttatggaaCTGCAGTAGCTGCTGCCACGACAACGACAACGACTGCAGTGGGAGGAGAACCGGTTGCATTGCAAGGCGGTTCCGGAGCGACTTCTGAACAGAATTCATCAACCTAATTTGTGCAACATTTTATTGTCTTCTTACAAGACTAACAACAGTTGAAACGGGACTTCGAGAGCAACTGATTGAAGGGAATAGGATGTCTGATGAGCTAGAAAAACATTCTAGTATTCGTTCATCGTCGAAAAACAGGCATTTGAGGTGCAGAATGATCATACATCCTTTGGCTAATTAGGAGATTAGAGAGTCTTAAATTAAGTAATTGATAGCATTAGGAAAAATCATATTCATTTTATGTATTAGCAGCATAAGGTAGAAACCAAAATTGGCATTGGATTCTACCTCAAAATAC
This window contains:
- the LOC126687443 gene encoding uncharacterized protein LOC126687443 isoform X1, translating into MYTNYYYYCISLKKQSGDTAKKMMGGQYNDTTFTKVFVGGLAWETQRDTMRRYYEQFGEILEAVVITDKNTGRSKGYGFVTFKDPEAAIRACQNPSPVIDGRRANCNLASLGAQKTRPPTPQHGGGRFRAGGAGVVAPHGGYHGSSSSYIHQLSGQYTFPYSAYGYTGGYSPDTIYPMNYYGVYGGQQFSPYYSTGASAANPGMFHNFYPYYPQSSQAHGYGVQYPHQVVQYPYLPHNYGSSGILSLPSSVSTPVLPATVTTVAAATTTTTTAVGGEPVALQGGSGATSEQNSST
- the LOC126687443 gene encoding uncharacterized protein LOC126687443 isoform X3; protein product: MSQPRQFQMMGGQYNDTTFTKVFVGGLAWETQRDTMRRYYEQFGEILEAVVITDKNTGRSKGYGFVTFKDPEAAIRACQNPSPVIDGRRANCNLASLGAQKTRPPTPQHGGGRFRAGGAGVVAPHGGYHGSSSSYIHQLSGQYTFPYSAYGYTGGYSPDTIYPMNYYGVYGGQQFSPYYSTGASAANPGMFHNFYPYYPQSSQAHGYGVQYPHQVVQYPYLPHNYGSSGILSLPSSVSTPVLPATVTTVAAATTTTTTAVGGEPVALQGGSGATSEQNSST
- the LOC126687443 gene encoding uncharacterized protein LOC126687443 isoform X2, coding for MYTNYYYYCISLKKQSGDTAKKMMGGQYNDTTFTKVFVGGLAWETQRDTMRRYYEQFGEILEAVVITDKNTGRSKGYGFVTFKDPEAAIRACQNPSPVIDGRRANCNLASLGAQKTRPPTPQHGGGRFRAGGAGVVAPHGGYHGSSSSYIHQLSGQYTFPYSAYGYTGGYSPDTIYPMNYYGVYGGQQFSPYYSTGASAANPGMFHNFYPYYPQSSQAHGYGVQYPHQVVQYPYLPHNYGSSGILSLPSSVSTPVLPATVTTAAATTTTTTAVGGEPVALQGGSGATSEQNSST